One genomic region from Streptomyces sp. NBC_01304 encodes:
- a CDS encoding methionine ABC transporter permease: protein MTWSEMQPLLEQGFWDTLYMVGWATVIAVVGGLPLGVLLVLTDRGGLLQNTLVNKVIGQVVNITRSMPFIILMVALMGFTRSIVGTTIGREAAIVPLAVGAIPFFARLVETSVREVDHGLVEAVQSMGGNTWAIVRKVLVPESLPSLISGATTTIVALIGYSAMAGALGAGGLGDIAFRYGYQRFESDLMWITVAILAVIISVIQFAGDYAARSLSRRGRGSTVPKLRFLRNAPVPAPAAAAEPELTKTS from the coding sequence GTGACCTGGTCGGAGATGCAGCCGCTGCTGGAGCAGGGCTTCTGGGACACGCTCTACATGGTGGGCTGGGCGACCGTCATCGCCGTCGTCGGCGGGCTTCCGCTCGGCGTGCTGCTCGTCCTCACGGACCGCGGCGGGCTGCTGCAGAACACACTGGTGAACAAGGTCATCGGCCAGGTCGTGAACATCACGCGGTCGATGCCCTTCATCATCCTGATGGTCGCGCTCATGGGCTTCACGCGCTCGATCGTCGGCACCACCATCGGCCGCGAGGCCGCCATCGTGCCGCTCGCCGTCGGCGCCATCCCGTTCTTCGCGCGGCTCGTCGAGACGTCCGTACGCGAGGTCGACCACGGCCTCGTCGAGGCCGTGCAGTCGATGGGCGGCAACACCTGGGCCATCGTGCGCAAGGTCCTCGTCCCCGAGTCCCTGCCGTCGCTGATCTCGGGCGCCACCACCACGATCGTCGCGCTCATCGGCTATTCGGCCATGGCCGGCGCGCTCGGTGCGGGCGGTCTGGGTGACATCGCCTTCCGCTACGGATACCAGCGTTTCGAATCCGACCTGATGTGGATAACCGTCGCTATTCTCGCGGTGATCATCTCCGTCATCCAGTTCGCAGGTGACTACGCGGCCCGCTCCCTGTCCCGCCGCGGGCGTGGCTCGACCGTCCCCAAGCTGCGCTTCCTGCGCAATGCGCCCGTCCCGGCGCCGGCGGCCGCCGCCGAACCCGAACTCACCAAGACGTCCTGA
- a CDS encoding MetQ/NlpA family ABC transporter substrate-binding protein, with translation MRKSVKSAIPAVAAALGLALAATGCGADKGSGSGGKDGALVVGATAVPAGEVLAYIQKDLAEKEGLDLEIKEFTDYVLPNTSLQEGSLDANLYQHQPFLDDFNKSKNGDLVPVTGAYLPPMGVYSKGVKDVTKLPAGATVAVPNDATNEARALQLLASEGVIELKKDAGQTATPADIASNPKKLTFSELDPAQLPRSLEDADAAVINNNYALDAGLSPKKDAILLESAKDNPYVNVLAVKKGDESDPRVKKLAKLLTSPEVKKFIEEKYQGSVLTATAS, from the coding sequence ATGCGCAAGTCAGTGAAGTCGGCGATACCCGCCGTCGCCGCGGCACTCGGCCTGGCCCTTGCGGCCACCGGGTGCGGCGCCGACAAGGGCAGCGGTAGCGGTGGCAAGGACGGCGCGCTCGTCGTCGGCGCCACCGCCGTCCCCGCCGGCGAGGTCCTCGCGTACATCCAGAAGGACCTCGCCGAGAAGGAGGGCCTCGACCTGGAGATCAAGGAGTTCACGGACTACGTCCTGCCGAACACCTCGCTCCAGGAGGGCTCCCTCGACGCCAACCTGTACCAGCACCAGCCGTTCCTGGACGACTTCAACAAGTCCAAGAACGGAGACCTGGTGCCGGTGACCGGCGCGTACCTGCCCCCGATGGGCGTGTACTCCAAGGGCGTCAAGGACGTGACGAAGCTTCCGGCCGGAGCCACCGTCGCGGTCCCGAACGACGCCACCAACGAGGCCCGGGCGCTCCAACTGCTCGCCTCCGAGGGCGTCATCGAGCTCAAGAAGGACGCCGGGCAGACCGCGACCCCCGCGGACATCGCGTCGAACCCCAAGAAGCTCACCTTCTCGGAGCTCGACCCGGCCCAGTTGCCGCGCTCCCTCGAGGACGCGGACGCCGCGGTCATCAACAACAACTACGCGCTCGACGCGGGCCTCAGCCCCAAGAAGGATGCCATCCTTCTGGAATCGGCCAAGGACAACCCGTATGTGAACGTTCTCGCCGTCAAGAAGGGCGACGAGAGCGATCCGCGCGTCAAGAAGCTGGCCAAGCTGCTGACTTCGCCCGAGGTGAAGAAGTTCATCGAGGAGAAGTACCAGGGCTCGGTCCTGACGGCCACCGCTTCCTGA
- a CDS encoding MFS transporter, whose translation MSGIRAPRGGSRLQCLTLAGSITGAVIVALDGTVLTIVQPLLQRDLDASFAQVQWTSTGYLIAVASLLVFAGRLGDRYGHQRIFALGILGFGATSAGIGLASGIGWVIALRIAQGVFGALLQPATLGMLRAAYPPDRLGMPIAVRTSAIGAAAAAGPIVGGVLAAHWGWRAVFFLNVLPALAVGVLALVVRVPEPPRERGRGLDLPGAFLLAATLACLVHTLVALPESGWTPTTVVGLLVVIAAGGAFARHELRTANPLLAPGVLRSGPVVPALGMLVSASAAMFGTLFVATYFLQDVLRLDPLQSGLRVLPLAVMMVVGAPVCIVLQRRFGARRVSGAGAGLIGCGILLFAQLDRGASAVGIGGGFLLVGAGFGAVMVTATAVIVRHASVAEAGVAGGLQQTAMNIGPTLGVAAAAMLVARGDFAAMMGPTSVLLAGVALIGVACATRFPGVAPSPAPRPDHQPG comes from the coding sequence ATGAGCGGCATACGTGCCCCGCGCGGCGGCTCGCGCCTGCAGTGTCTGACCCTCGCCGGCAGCATCACCGGCGCCGTGATCGTCGCCCTGGACGGCACGGTCCTGACCATCGTGCAGCCCTTGCTGCAGCGCGACCTGGACGCCTCCTTCGCTCAGGTCCAGTGGACCAGCACCGGCTACCTCATCGCCGTGGCGAGCCTGCTCGTCTTCGCCGGACGACTCGGCGACCGGTACGGCCACCAGCGGATCTTCGCGCTGGGCATCCTCGGCTTCGGCGCGACCTCGGCCGGCATCGGGCTGGCCTCCGGCATCGGCTGGGTGATCGCCCTGCGCATCGCCCAGGGCGTCTTCGGCGCGCTCCTGCAACCGGCGACACTCGGCATGCTGCGTGCCGCGTATCCGCCCGACCGGCTCGGCATGCCCATCGCCGTGCGGACCAGCGCGATCGGGGCGGCGGCCGCGGCCGGGCCCATCGTCGGCGGGGTGCTCGCGGCGCACTGGGGCTGGCGGGCGGTGTTCTTCCTCAATGTGCTGCCCGCGCTCGCCGTCGGCGTACTGGCACTGGTGGTGCGCGTCCCGGAGCCCCCGAGGGAGCGTGGGCGAGGCCTCGATCTGCCCGGGGCCTTCCTGCTCGCCGCGACGCTGGCCTGCCTGGTCCACACCCTCGTCGCACTGCCCGAGTCCGGCTGGACGCCGACCACCGTGGTCGGGCTGCTCGTCGTGATCGCCGCGGGGGGCGCCTTCGCCCGGCACGAGCTGCGTACGGCAAACCCCCTCCTGGCGCCGGGAGTTCTGCGCTCGGGACCGGTCGTCCCGGCGCTCGGGATGCTGGTCTCGGCGTCGGCGGCGATGTTCGGCACGCTCTTCGTGGCCACGTACTTCCTGCAGGACGTGCTGCGGCTCGACCCGCTGCAGAGCGGGCTGCGCGTGCTGCCGCTGGCCGTGATGATGGTGGTCGGCGCCCCTGTCTGCATCGTGCTGCAGCGCCGCTTCGGCGCACGCCGCGTGTCCGGCGCCGGGGCCGGCCTGATCGGCTGCGGCATCCTGCTCTTCGCGCAGTTGGACCGGGGAGCGTCCGCCGTGGGGATCGGCGGTGGCTTCCTGCTCGTGGGCGCCGGCTTCGGGGCGGTCATGGTCACCGCGACCGCCGTGATCGTCCGCCATGCCTCCGTGGCCGAGGCCGGGGTGGCCGGCGGGCTCCAGCAGACCGCGATGAACATCGGCCCCACGCTCGGCGTCGCCGCGGCCGCCATGCTCGTGGCCCGCGGGGACTTCGCCGCCATGATGGGCCCGACGTCCGTGCTGCTCGCGGGAGTTGCCCTCATCGGTGTCGCCTGCGCCACCCGGTTCCCCGGCGTCGCACCGTCACCCGCGCCACGTCCGGATCACCAGCCGGGGTGA
- a CDS encoding TetR/AcrR family transcriptional regulator — protein MSAVQEDAGLRARLVAVGVELLASDGIQALTLREIARRAGVSHGAPRRYFPTHVELLSAIAGQGFAELAETVGATLADGPEAGPRAQLAALGRAYLDFSLAHRGMFELMFRHDLLESNRLGLRESSLPLFGVLVDLVAQARPGSGTAPEVAAAALWANLHGIAQLWASRSLQLASGAEDFGPLLDAALDAHLGPDTA, from the coding sequence ATGAGTGCTGTCCAAGAAGACGCGGGCCTGCGCGCCCGGCTGGTCGCCGTCGGCGTGGAACTGCTGGCCAGTGACGGGATCCAGGCCCTGACCCTGCGGGAGATCGCCCGCAGGGCCGGGGTCTCGCACGGAGCCCCGCGCCGCTATTTCCCCACCCACGTCGAGCTGCTGTCCGCCATCGCCGGGCAGGGCTTCGCGGAGCTGGCCGAGACCGTCGGTGCCACCCTGGCCGACGGTCCCGAGGCCGGCCCGCGCGCACAGCTCGCCGCGCTCGGCCGTGCCTATCTCGACTTCTCGCTCGCCCACCGCGGCATGTTCGAGCTGATGTTCCGGCACGACCTCCTGGAGAGCAATCGGCTGGGCCTGCGCGAGAGCAGCCTGCCGCTGTTCGGGGTCCTGGTGGACCTGGTGGCGCAGGCCAGGCCGGGCTCCGGCACCGCGCCCGAGGTCGCCGCCGCCGCGCTCTGGGCCAACCTGCACGGCATCGCCCAGCTGTGGGCATCCCGCAGCCTTCAACTCGCTTCCGGCGCCGAGGACTTCGGGCCGCTGCTCGATGCCGCCCTCGACGCCCACCTCGGCCCGGACACCGCATGA
- a CDS encoding HAD family hydrolase encodes MKIQAEALLFDNDGTLISSMESVFRCWTRWAEEYGITKEDFERVELHGRPAVEIIADLLPADRIPEALARIEQLEVEDVPGGVVVLPGTKELLGSLPSDRWAVVTSATRPLAEARLHEIGVDFPVMIAAGDITRGKPDPEPFLLAAERLGVDPARCVVFEDAPAGLASGRAAGMTTVALTTTHEAHELVADHVVRDLSAVSAQATAGGVEITVEG; translated from the coding sequence ATGAAGATCCAGGCCGAAGCCCTCCTGTTCGACAACGACGGCACCCTCATCTCCTCCATGGAGTCGGTGTTCCGCTGCTGGACGCGCTGGGCCGAGGAGTACGGAATCACCAAGGAGGACTTCGAGCGGGTCGAGCTGCACGGCCGCCCCGCCGTCGAGATCATCGCGGACCTGCTGCCCGCGGACCGCATTCCCGAGGCCCTCGCCCGCATCGAGCAGCTCGAGGTGGAGGACGTACCGGGCGGTGTGGTCGTCCTGCCCGGGACCAAGGAGCTCCTCGGCTCGCTGCCGAGCGACCGCTGGGCCGTCGTCACCTCCGCGACCCGGCCGCTCGCCGAGGCCCGGCTGCACGAGATCGGCGTCGACTTCCCCGTCATGATCGCCGCCGGCGACATCACGCGCGGCAAGCCCGACCCGGAGCCGTTCCTGCTCGCGGCCGAGCGCCTGGGCGTCGATCCGGCCCGCTGCGTGGTCTTCGAGGACGCTCCCGCGGGGCTCGCCTCGGGCCGTGCGGCCGGCATGACAACCGTGGCGTTGACCACAACGCACGAGGCCCACGAGCTCGTCGCGGACCATGTCGTGCGCGACCTGTCGGCCGTGTCCGCGCAGGCCACGGCCGGTGGCGTGGAGATCACCGTCGAGGGCTGA
- a CDS encoding RNA polymerase sigma factor, whose product MTTSAKTTYADDRELLLTLRPLLAAEAAAEAIAPGIDPDDLEQAVWLRLLEQLDVEGPPADPAGWLRRSVRAEARRVRRTHRSELPYVAEPAADADTGPERLALRAERRRTVRAAVRRLPGRCPRLMAALLSPEDLTYREIAGELGISQGSLGPERSRCLGCLRRMLAAEVAAPAVSFRAVRGKVRERQPVDR is encoded by the coding sequence ATGACGACGAGTGCGAAGACGACGTACGCGGACGACCGCGAGCTGCTCCTGACCCTGCGCCCCCTCCTCGCGGCCGAGGCCGCCGCGGAGGCGATCGCGCCGGGCATCGACCCGGACGACCTCGAACAGGCGGTGTGGCTGCGGCTGTTGGAGCAGCTCGACGTCGAGGGGCCACCCGCCGACCCGGCCGGGTGGCTGCGCCGCTCGGTGCGCGCCGAGGCCCGCCGGGTCCGGCGTACGCACCGCAGTGAACTCCCGTACGTGGCCGAGCCCGCGGCCGACGCGGACACCGGCCCCGAACGCCTCGCCCTGCGCGCCGAGCGGCGCCGCACCGTCCGGGCGGCCGTGCGCCGGCTGCCCGGACGCTGCCCCCGCCTCATGGCTGCGCTGTTGTCCCCCGAGGACCTGACCTACCGGGAAATCGCAGGGGAGTTGGGTATCTCACAGGGGAGCTTGGGGCCGGAACGTTCCCGATGCCTGGGATGCCTGCGCAGAATGCTCGCGGCGGAGGTTGCCGCTCCCGCGGTGTCTTTTCGGGCGGTGCGGGGAAAGGTGCGGGAAAGGCAACCGGTGGACAGGTGA
- a CDS encoding methionine ABC transporter ATP-binding protein encodes MITTSGLTKVYRSRGREVTALDGVDLQVREGEVYGVIGQSGAGKSSLIRCVNLLERPTSGTVTVDGVDLTALAGRGPRAGKELREARSRIGMVFQHFNLLSSRTVQDNVELPLEILGVTRRERSRKALELLDLVGLADKAKNYPSQLSGGQKQRVGIARALAGDPKVLLSDEATSALDPETTRSILQLLRDLNRQLGLTVLLITHEMDVVKSVCDSAALMERGQIIESGTVNELLATPGSQLAAALFPVSGDATGEDRTVVDVTFHGEAATQPVISQLSRTYNIDISILGAAMDTVAGKQVGRMRIELPGRFEDNVVPIGFLREQGLQVDVAGRESVVPEPALAKELVKEGVAK; translated from the coding sequence GTGATCACCACTTCCGGCCTGACCAAGGTCTACCGCTCACGCGGTCGTGAAGTAACTGCCCTCGACGGCGTCGATCTGCAGGTGCGCGAGGGCGAGGTGTACGGCGTCATCGGCCAGTCAGGCGCCGGCAAGTCCTCGCTCATCCGCTGCGTCAACCTCCTCGAGCGCCCCACCTCGGGCACCGTGACGGTGGACGGCGTCGACCTCACCGCCCTCGCCGGCCGCGGCCCCCGCGCCGGCAAGGAGCTGCGCGAGGCCCGCAGCCGCATCGGCATGGTCTTCCAGCACTTCAACCTGCTGTCCTCGCGCACCGTGCAGGACAACGTCGAGCTGCCCCTGGAGATCCTCGGCGTCACCCGCCGCGAGCGCTCCCGCAAGGCGCTCGAACTGCTCGACCTGGTCGGCCTCGCCGACAAGGCGAAGAACTACCCGAGCCAGCTCTCCGGCGGCCAGAAGCAGCGCGTCGGCATCGCCCGCGCGCTGGCCGGCGACCCCAAGGTGCTGCTCTCCGACGAGGCCACCAGCGCCCTCGACCCGGAGACCACGCGCTCGATCCTGCAGCTCCTGCGCGACCTCAACCGGCAGCTCGGCCTGACCGTCCTGCTGATCACGCACGAGATGGACGTCGTGAAGTCGGTCTGCGACTCGGCCGCCCTCATGGAGCGCGGACAGATCATCGAGTCCGGCACCGTGAACGAGCTCCTCGCCACCCCCGGCTCCCAGCTCGCCGCCGCGCTCTTCCCGGTCAGCGGCGACGCCACCGGCGAGGACCGCACCGTCGTCGACGTCACCTTCCACGGCGAGGCCGCCACCCAGCCGGTCATCTCCCAGCTGTCGCGTACGTACAACATCGACATCTCGATCCTCGGCGCCGCGATGGACACCGTCGCGGGCAAGCAGGTCGGCCGCATGCGCATCGAGCTGCCCGGCCGCTTCGAGGACAACGTCGTGCCGATCGGCTTCCTGCGCGAGCAGGGCCTCCAGGTGGACGTGGCCGGACGCGAGTCGGTCGTGCCCGAGCCCGCGCTCGCCAAGGAGCTCGTCAAGGAAGGTGTCGCCAAGTGA
- a CDS encoding GNAT family N-acetyltransferase has product MGMSVTISAATEQDAEQILKLQFLCYQSEAELYGDYSIEPLTQSLESIKAELTSGCVLVARLGDEVVASVRGAVDGDGTARINKLIVHPRMQRHGLGGRLLHAIEEKLGTAGAVKHYQLFTGHRSESNLILYRKHGYLPVRSEQVSGRLTLVTLAKDAEPAAYAASA; this is encoded by the coding sequence ATGGGCATGAGCGTGACCATCTCTGCGGCGACCGAGCAGGACGCCGAGCAGATCCTGAAACTGCAGTTCCTCTGCTACCAGAGCGAGGCGGAACTGTACGGCGACTACTCGATCGAGCCGCTCACCCAGTCACTCGAATCCATCAAGGCGGAGCTGACCAGCGGTTGCGTCCTCGTGGCCAGGCTCGGCGACGAGGTGGTGGCGTCGGTGCGCGGGGCCGTGGACGGCGACGGCACCGCACGGATCAACAAGCTGATCGTGCACCCACGGATGCAGCGGCACGGCCTCGGCGGCCGGCTGCTGCACGCGATAGAGGAGAAGCTCGGCACGGCAGGCGCGGTGAAGCACTACCAGCTGTTCACCGGCCACCGCAGCGAGAGCAACCTGATCCTCTATCGCAAGCACGGCTATCTGCCGGTCAGGAGCGAGCAGGTCAGCGGCCGCCTGACCCTGGTCACCCTGGCCAAGGACGCGGAGCCCGCCGCCTACGCGGCGAGCGCCTGA
- a CDS encoding MetQ/NlpA family ABC transporter substrate-binding protein codes for MRNTAKITAAVLAAGALTLGLTACGSEKSGSGSASADGPLIVAASPTPHAKILNYVKDNLAKKDGLDLQVKEFTDYVLPNTATDQGEVGANFFQHKPYLDDFNKKNGTNLVSVGDVELEPLGLYSQKLKTIDELKSGATVAVPNDTTNEGRALKLLDANGIIKLKADAGLDATPKDIAENPKNIQFKEVEAATVPRALPDVDAAVINGNYAVEAKLSPAKDALIKEAAKGNPYANILVVKKGQENDPRVKKLIKLLNSPEVKKYIDDEFDGAVLPAF; via the coding sequence GTGCGTAACACTGCCAAGATCACCGCCGCTGTCCTCGCCGCCGGAGCGCTCACGCTCGGCCTGACCGCCTGCGGCTCGGAGAAGTCCGGCTCGGGCTCCGCCTCGGCCGACGGTCCGCTGATCGTCGCCGCGAGCCCCACGCCGCACGCCAAGATCCTGAACTACGTCAAGGACAACCTGGCGAAGAAGGACGGGCTCGACCTGCAGGTCAAGGAGTTCACGGACTACGTCCTGCCGAACACCGCGACCGACCAGGGCGAGGTCGGCGCCAACTTCTTCCAGCACAAGCCCTACCTCGACGACTTCAACAAGAAGAACGGCACGAACCTGGTGTCGGTCGGCGACGTGGAGCTGGAGCCGCTCGGCCTCTACTCGCAGAAGCTCAAGACGATCGACGAGCTGAAGAGCGGCGCCACCGTCGCCGTGCCGAACGACACCACCAACGAGGGCCGCGCCCTCAAGCTCCTCGACGCCAACGGCATCATCAAGCTCAAGGCCGACGCGGGCCTGGACGCCACCCCCAAGGACATCGCCGAGAACCCCAAGAACATCCAGTTCAAGGAGGTCGAGGCGGCAACCGTCCCGCGCGCCCTGCCCGACGTCGACGCCGCGGTGATCAACGGCAACTACGCCGTCGAGGCCAAGCTCAGCCCCGCCAAGGACGCCCTGATCAAGGAAGCGGCCAAGGGCAACCCGTACGCCAACATCCTGGTCGTCAAGAAGGGCCAGGAGAACGACCCGCGGGTCAAGAAGCTCATCAAGCTCCTGAACTCGCCCGAGGTCAAGAAGTACATCGACGACGAGTTCGACGGCGCCGTCCTCCCGGCGTTCTAA
- a CDS encoding GNAT family N-acetyltransferase, whose product MTKADRMFPDISISTERLVLRPLEDADAPAFAEMMNDEMVAAWTAVPQPYTETAALGWINEYAPTERIAGRGLDLAVTEFLTQRLVGIVQLTNTNWRLGATEISYIIAPWARGEGYASEAALATAQWLFREQRLERIELRTAAGNTASQQVAQKIGCISEGVLRNAFIARTRSEDGTLTDQRTDLILWSLLPEDLEGVADELAEASGYTAFSEWN is encoded by the coding sequence ATGACGAAGGCCGACCGGATGTTCCCGGACATCTCCATCAGCACGGAGCGCCTTGTGCTGCGCCCGCTGGAAGACGCGGACGCCCCTGCCTTCGCCGAGATGATGAACGACGAGATGGTCGCCGCCTGGACCGCCGTGCCCCAGCCCTACACCGAGACCGCCGCGCTCGGCTGGATCAACGAGTACGCGCCCACCGAGCGCATCGCGGGCCGCGGCCTCGACCTCGCCGTCACCGAGTTCCTCACCCAGCGCCTGGTCGGCATCGTCCAACTGACCAACACCAACTGGCGCCTCGGTGCCACCGAGATCTCCTACATCATCGCGCCCTGGGCCCGCGGCGAGGGCTATGCCTCCGAGGCCGCGCTCGCCACGGCCCAGTGGCTCTTCCGCGAACAGCGCCTGGAGCGCATCGAGCTGCGCACGGCCGCGGGCAACACCGCCTCCCAGCAGGTCGCCCAGAAGATCGGCTGCATCAGCGAGGGAGTCCTGCGCAACGCCTTCATAGCGCGCACCAGGTCCGAGGACGGCACCCTGACCGACCAGCGCACCGACCTCATCCTGTGGAGCCTGCTCCCCGAGGACCTGGAAGGCGTCGCCGACGAGCTCGCCGAGGCGTCCGGATACACCGCGTTCTCCGAGTGGAACTGA
- the cbiE gene encoding precorrin-6y C5,15-methyltransferase (decarboxylating) subunit CbiE: MADRVTVIGWDGSPLTAAARSALGAATLVAGAAHHLTLPEVPAGAERIRLGSVSLAARRIAGHRGTAVVLADGDPGFFGVVRILRAPEHGLEVEVVPAVSAVAQAFARAGMPWDDAQIVVAHRRTLRRAVNVCRAHTKVAVLTSPGAGPAELALLLGNVHRTFVICEELGTDRERVTVLTSDKAADHSWRDPNVVIVIGGPVTQDTGWIAGRDPAGSRPRGWALPAAAYGGELGEGENNRLRAAQLAHLGPRVGDLVWDIGCGSGAFATEAARSGAAVIAVDRDPAACERTASTANRFGVQLEILRGTAPHVLEDLPEPDVVRVGLGGAAVVSAVADRRPERIVTHASTRDEAELIGRDLTEHGYAVECALLQTVELDTRAWTERERAVAFLITADLQGRREAPR, translated from the coding sequence ATGGCCGACCGCGTCACGGTGATCGGCTGGGACGGCTCACCCCTGACCGCGGCGGCCCGCTCCGCCCTCGGCGCCGCGACGCTCGTCGCCGGGGCGGCCCACCACCTGACGCTCCCCGAGGTCCCGGCCGGCGCCGAGCGGATCAGGCTCGGCAGCGTCTCCCTCGCCGCCCGCCGCATCGCCGGACACCGCGGCACGGCCGTCGTCCTGGCCGACGGCGACCCGGGCTTCTTCGGAGTCGTACGCATCCTCCGCGCCCCCGAACACGGCCTCGAGGTCGAAGTCGTCCCGGCCGTCTCCGCCGTCGCCCAGGCCTTCGCCCGCGCCGGAATGCCCTGGGACGACGCCCAGATCGTCGTGGCCCACCGCCGCACGCTGCGCCGCGCGGTCAACGTCTGCCGCGCCCACACCAAGGTCGCCGTGCTCACGTCACCGGGAGCCGGGCCCGCCGAACTGGCCCTCCTCCTCGGCAACGTCCACCGCACCTTCGTGATCTGCGAGGAACTCGGCACCGACCGCGAACGCGTCACCGTCCTCACCTCCGACAAGGCCGCTGACCACAGTTGGCGCGACCCGAACGTAGTCATCGTCATCGGCGGCCCGGTCACCCAGGACACCGGCTGGATCGCGGGCCGCGACCCCGCAGGCAGTCGCCCCCGGGGCTGGGCCCTGCCCGCCGCGGCGTACGGCGGCGAGCTCGGCGAGGGCGAGAACAACCGGCTGCGCGCCGCCCAACTCGCCCACCTGGGCCCCCGCGTGGGCGACCTGGTCTGGGACATCGGCTGCGGCAGCGGCGCCTTCGCCACCGAGGCGGCCCGGTCCGGCGCGGCCGTGATCGCCGTCGACCGCGACCCGGCCGCCTGCGAGCGCACCGCGAGCACCGCCAACCGCTTCGGCGTCCAGCTGGAGATCCTGCGGGGCACCGCCCCGCACGTACTCGAAGACCTGCCCGAACCCGACGTCGTACGGGTCGGGCTCGGCGGCGCCGCGGTCGTCTCGGCCGTCGCGGACCGCAGGCCCGAGCGCATCGTGACGCACGCCTCGACCCGCGACGAGGCCGAGCTGATCGGCCGCGACCTGACCGAGCACGGATACGCCGTCGAATGCGCCCTGTTGCAGACCGTGGAACTCGACACGCGCGCGTGGACGGAACGGGAGCGCGCCGTGGCATTTCTCATCACCGCAGATCTGCAGGGGCGGCGCGAAGCGCCTCGATGA
- a CDS encoding glycerophosphodiester phosphodiesterase, which translates to MAQGSSKKEQPGNGLGRRAVLGAAVLGAGASTLALTGTARADERNGGGDHGGYRDLPVPTVIGHRGASGYRPEHTLGSYQLALDMGAHVIEQDLVPTKDGHLVCRHENDITATTDVSAHPEFADRKATKSVDGVSLTGWFTEDFTLAELKTLRAKERIPGTRQRNTLYDGRWDVPTFEEVLRWAEKEGKKRGKRVWLHVETKHPTYFRKLGLGLEEPLAKLLRRYGRHKKNSATFLQSFEPSSIQKLAKLVDAPRVVLLSTANSRPWDFVEAGDPRTVADLVKPEGLRWIASYAQGIGPTLDLIIPRDAAGKLTQPTTLVPDAHAADLILHPYTMRNENSFLPLEFRRGTDPNAYGDAFGAFKVWFDTGIDGIFSDNADTALLAAADFKG; encoded by the coding sequence ATGGCACAGGGCAGCAGCAAGAAGGAGCAGCCGGGCAACGGGCTCGGGCGGCGCGCCGTGCTGGGGGCAGCGGTCCTCGGCGCGGGCGCCTCGACCCTGGCCCTGACCGGCACGGCGAGAGCCGACGAACGCAACGGCGGCGGCGACCACGGCGGCTACCGCGACCTGCCGGTACCCACCGTCATCGGGCACCGCGGCGCCAGTGGCTACCGGCCCGAGCACACCCTGGGTTCGTACCAGCTGGCACTCGACATGGGCGCCCATGTCATCGAGCAGGACCTGGTGCCGACCAAGGACGGGCATCTCGTATGCCGTCACGAGAACGACATCACCGCGACCACGGATGTGTCCGCGCACCCGGAGTTCGCGGACCGCAAGGCCACCAAGTCCGTCGACGGGGTCTCGCTCACGGGCTGGTTCACCGAGGACTTCACGCTCGCCGAGCTGAAGACCCTGCGCGCCAAGGAGCGCATCCCCGGCACCCGGCAGCGCAACACCCTCTACGACGGCCGCTGGGACGTGCCCACCTTCGAGGAGGTCCTGCGCTGGGCCGAAAAGGAGGGCAAGAAGCGCGGAAAGCGGGTCTGGCTGCACGTCGAGACCAAGCACCCCACCTACTTCCGCAAGCTGGGCCTCGGCCTGGAGGAGCCCCTGGCCAAGCTGCTGCGCCGGTACGGCCGGCACAAGAAGAACTCGGCGACCTTCCTCCAGTCCTTCGAGCCGAGCAGCATCCAGAAGCTGGCAAAGCTCGTCGACGCCCCGCGGGTGGTGCTGCTGTCCACCGCGAACTCCCGGCCCTGGGACTTCGTGGAGGCGGGCGACCCCCGCACCGTCGCCGATCTGGTCAAGCCCGAGGGGCTGCGCTGGATCGCCTCGTACGCGCAGGGCATCGGCCCGACCCTCGACCTGATCATTCCGCGTGACGCGGCGGGGAAGCTGACGCAGCCGACCACGCTGGTGCCGGACGCGCACGCGGCGGACCTGATCCTGCACCCGTACACGATGCGCAACGAGAACAGCTTCCTGCCGCTGGAGTTCCGCCGGGGCACCGACCCGAACGCGTACGGGGACGCCTTCGGCGCCTTCAAGGTCTGGTTCGACACGGGGATCGACGGGATCTTCTCCGACAACGCGGACACGGCGCTGCTCGCGGCCGCGGACTTCAAGGGCTGA